Proteins from a genomic interval of Maniola hyperantus chromosome 1, iAphHyp1.2, whole genome shotgun sequence:
- the Nelf-E gene encoding negative elongation factor E — MVYLHFPSNLTEEELMLQAKYQKLKKKKKALQALKAPKQEPEKPILPKRPTEARDAREIARKLIKSGAIQAIKSPPPQPQNATFKRPRAGRERKLSGSTGATGGVASYQPFSASQEPPPPEDKSAPRVKYLYDSFVTAREKEEKGARSGNEVVHASGKGTFLQVLGAQITEEIMRRRLASFEPFTFTQEPEEDKVYLAFESADMATHAHAALDGCEEGWRVTFVRRPPQAAGSWTPAATPRNAPPPKDPKRTLVAYDDMFE, encoded by the exons ATGGTTTATCTCCACTTTCCATCAAATTTAACTGAAGAGGAATTAATGCTACAggcaaaatatcaaaaattaaagaagaaaaaaaaagccCTTCAAGCCTTAAAAGCACCTAAGCAAGAACCAGAAAAACCAATTTTACCGAAGCGCCCCACTGAGGCAAGGGATGCTCGTGAAATAGCTCGAAAACTTATAAAGAGTGGCGCCATACAAGCTATAAAAAGTCCTCCTCCTCAACCACAAAATGCTACTTTTAAACGACCACGAgctg GAAGGGAAAGAAAGCTAAGTGGGTCAACAGGAGCCACAGGAGGTGTTGCATCATATCAACCCTTTAGTGCCTCTCAGGAACCACCACCACCAGAAGATAAATCTGCACCACGagttaaatatttatatgaTTCATTTGTAACAGCAAGAGAAAA AGAGGAAAAAGGTGCACGCAGTGGAAATGAAGTTGTGCACGCTAGTGGCAAAGGCACTTTCTTGCAAGTACTAGGAGCACAGATCACCGAAGAAATCATGAGAAGACGTCTGGCATCATTTGAACCATTTACTTTTACACAAGAGCCGGAGGaagataa GGTCTACTTGGCATTTGAGAGTGCAGATATGGCAACACATGCCCATGCTGCCCTAGATGGGTGTGAAGAAGGGTGGCGTGTTACATTTGTGAGAAGACCTCCGCAAGCAGCAGGATCTTGGACGCCAGCGGCAACACCGAGAAATGCTCCGCCTCCCAAGGATCCTAAAAGAACCCTTGTTGCTTATGATGACATGTTTGAatga